A stretch of Candidatus Sphingomonas phytovorans DNA encodes these proteins:
- a CDS encoding ATP-binding protein, producing the protein MNDDELAETAIEPAVAEVETMQHPDTAPIEESGEAVQILKDAGDLTSAAAFVSDIPEPTYEVAIGDGQPVIGVADTRSIRARRWTRLESITVRNFKATQEAVIPLGQVTILVGPNGSGKSSVLQAVHWAARSASYIAPKNTTEMISFERLDYVPSSEPLRTAHKSELKTDKTSTPVEVIFGHVPIGEERSQATIKIRAARNRGGITAYMDGGAAVTPYKQRFQFITAYIPGLAGLSERESILAQPSLRRQAASGDAGGVLRNVLLSLRSRRVNETDESGGVARLAQLNVYIGTVHPGIKVDVSFDEREDYHISATYTSPGLGNQDRPLETAATGLLQVIQIFAYLILFEPKIMLIDEPDAHLHPDKQERLIEALELAAAETDTQIVLTTHSPHIARSASPAVKLVWMNDGRIETDDGEAIRRLLGWGGLDKSALFFVEDEDDTALRAILRQWPELSRQLAVCRCFGIENLPKDKLLSGLLVDGQLKIKAIIHRDGDFMSADEAVTWADRFKTDGAFPWVTTGCDVEAYFCSAAHLAAIYSVDPDVAEGWRVAAAAKVGQAKDTFFAKRKLVNRELFPDGGSPSSDDLWNAAGGAQPETVKGKKLLAALKVVVKADGYDDKLLNAYRISSNNEVAPDLRQLLEACLAPPPAVA; encoded by the coding sequence TTGAACGACGACGAGCTTGCTGAAACTGCGATTGAACCCGCCGTCGCCGAGGTCGAAACGATGCAGCACCCGGACACCGCTCCGATTGAGGAGTCCGGTGAAGCAGTGCAGATTCTGAAGGACGCGGGCGATCTAACGAGCGCGGCGGCTTTCGTGAGCGACATACCGGAGCCGACCTATGAAGTCGCTATCGGCGATGGGCAGCCGGTTATCGGCGTTGCGGACACGCGCTCCATCCGCGCCCGACGCTGGACACGACTCGAATCGATCACTGTCCGCAACTTCAAGGCGACGCAGGAAGCCGTCATTCCGCTGGGACAGGTCACGATCCTCGTCGGCCCGAACGGCTCGGGCAAGTCGTCTGTCCTCCAGGCGGTCCATTGGGCCGCGCGTTCCGCCAGCTACATCGCCCCCAAGAATACCACGGAGATGATCTCGTTCGAGCGGCTCGACTACGTGCCGTCGAGCGAACCCCTACGCACGGCCCATAAGAGCGAACTGAAGACGGATAAGACGTCCACGCCCGTTGAGGTTATCTTCGGTCACGTCCCGATCGGCGAAGAGCGCTCCCAGGCAACGATCAAGATCCGGGCGGCCCGCAACCGCGGCGGCATCACCGCGTACATGGATGGCGGCGCGGCGGTAACGCCGTACAAGCAGCGCTTCCAGTTCATCACCGCCTACATCCCCGGACTCGCGGGACTGTCGGAGCGCGAGAGCATCCTCGCTCAGCCGTCTCTACGCCGGCAGGCAGCGAGCGGCGATGCTGGCGGCGTACTGAGAAACGTATTGCTGAGCTTGCGCAGCCGCCGCGTTAACGAAACCGATGAGAGCGGAGGGGTAGCGCGTCTGGCGCAGCTGAACGTCTACATCGGGACCGTTCATCCGGGCATCAAGGTCGATGTGTCCTTCGACGAGCGCGAGGACTACCACATCTCGGCTACCTACACCTCGCCAGGCCTGGGCAACCAAGACCGCCCCCTGGAGACGGCGGCGACCGGACTGCTTCAGGTCATTCAGATTTTCGCTTACCTGATCCTCTTCGAACCGAAGATCATGCTCATCGACGAGCCCGACGCCCACTTGCATCCAGACAAGCAGGAGCGGCTTATCGAGGCACTCGAACTCGCCGCTGCGGAAACCGACACCCAAATCGTCCTGACCACGCACAGCCCGCACATCGCACGAAGCGCCAGCCCTGCGGTTAAGCTCGTCTGGATGAACGACGGAAGGATCGAAACGGATGATGGCGAAGCGATCCGTCGCCTTCTCGGGTGGGGTGGTCTCGATAAGTCGGCGCTTTTCTTCGTCGAGGACGAGGACGACACCGCGCTTCGCGCGATCCTTCGTCAGTGGCCTGAATTGTCCCGGCAACTTGCCGTGTGCCGCTGCTTCGGCATCGAGAACCTGCCGAAGGACAAGCTGCTGAGCGGCCTGCTCGTGGACGGACAGCTCAAGATCAAGGCAATCATCCACCGGGACGGCGACTTCATGTCGGCCGACGAGGCGGTCACGTGGGCCGACCGCTTCAAAACTGACGGCGCATTCCCATGGGTGACGACCGGGTGCGACGTCGAGGCGTACTTCTGCTCGGCCGCCCATCTCGCTGCCATTTATAGCGTCGACCCGGATGTCGCCGAGGGCTGGCGCGTAGCCGCGGCGGCCAAGGTTGGGCAGGCTAAGGATACGTTCTTCGCTAAGCGCAAGCTGGTAAACCGCGAACTCTTTCCCGACGGAGGCTCGCCAAGCTCGGATGACCTGTGGAACGCCGCCGGCGGCGCACAGCCCGAGACGGTCAAGGGCAAGAAGCTGCTGGCAGCGCTGAAGGTGGTCGTGAAGGCCGATGGCTATGACGACAAGCTGCTGAATGCGTACCGCATCTCGTCCAATAACGAGGTCGCGCCGGATCTTAGGCAACTGCTGGAAGCGTGCCTCGCCCCGCCGCCGGCCGTGGCCTGA
- a CDS encoding oxidoreductase codes for MINVGVIGFGLAGKSFHAPLVDAVDRLKLAGVVTSRKDEVAEAFPGVAVVPTAEALIADPSIGLVVIATPNELHAPLARAALEAGKHVVIDKPFAVDPVDGAALIELAAARGLVLSVFHNRRWDADFLTVLNVLGGGALGEVMLAELRWDRFRPAIKPGWREATVEQGGGMVADLGPHLLDQALQLFGTPEAITADIAAQRPDVVVDDYFELTLHYGERRVIVSASTLVVSARPRFALHGSNGSFVKHGLDPQEAMLRAGASANDAGFGEEAPEAFGTLTVADGQPELVPSIRGDWRRYYEGVADAILDGAPVPVDPADALTGLKLIALARRSAAEGRRLTV; via the coding sequence ATGATCAATGTCGGGGTGATCGGGTTCGGGCTGGCCGGCAAGAGCTTCCACGCGCCGCTGGTCGATGCGGTCGACCGGCTGAAGCTCGCGGGCGTCGTCACCTCCCGCAAGGATGAGGTTGCGGAGGCCTTCCCCGGCGTGGCGGTGGTGCCGACGGCCGAGGCGCTGATCGCCGACCCCTCGATCGGCCTGGTCGTGATCGCAACGCCCAACGAACTGCACGCGCCGCTGGCCAGGGCGGCGCTTGAGGCGGGCAAGCATGTCGTGATCGACAAGCCCTTCGCGGTCGACCCGGTCGACGGCGCCGCGCTGATCGAACTGGCGGCGGCACGCGGGCTGGTGCTCTCGGTGTTCCACAACCGGCGCTGGGACGCGGATTTCCTGACCGTGCTCAATGTGCTGGGCGGCGGTGCGCTGGGCGAGGTGATGCTGGCCGAACTGCGCTGGGACCGGTTCCGCCCGGCGATCAAGCCGGGCTGGCGCGAAGCGACGGTGGAGCAGGGCGGCGGCATGGTCGCCGATCTCGGGCCGCACCTGCTCGATCAGGCGCTGCAATTGTTCGGCACGCCCGAGGCGATCACCGCCGATATCGCCGCGCAACGCCCGGACGTGGTGGTCGACGATTATTTCGAGCTCACGCTGCACTATGGCGAGCGCCGCGTGATCGTGTCGGCCTCCACTCTGGTCGTCTCGGCACGGCCGCGCTTCGCCCTGCACGGCAGCAATGGCAGTTTCGTGAAACACGGCCTCGATCCGCAGGAAGCGATGCTGCGCGCCGGCGCGAGCGCCAATGACGCCGGCTTCGGCGAGGAAGCGCCGGAAGCCTTCGGCACGCTGACCGTCGCGGATGGCCAGCCCGAGCTGGTACCCTCGATCCGCGGCGACTGGCGGCGTTATTATGAGGGCGTGGCCGACGCGATCCTCGACGGCGCGCCGGTGCCGGTCGATCCTGCCGATGCGCTGACCGGGCTCAAGCTGATCGCGCTGGCGCGGCGGAGTGCTGCTGAGGGGCGCAGGCTGACCGTTTGA
- a CDS encoding MFS transporter, which translates to MKIRWWIIGLVMIGTILNYLTRSIMGVAAPTAMAELHISTEQYSWITGGFQLGIMLQPIAGYILDMIGLKTGLALFAAAWGIITMAHALATGWVSLAGLRALLGFAEGTAHPGALKVISEWFPARERGFAGGVYNIGASLGSVLAPLLVAGAVMVWDWRGAFIVAGIFALIWAASWRRFYHSPENHPTVPPGERAEILEGQESYLRADTVKPPLGRLLRQRNLWGIALPRFLADPTWGTLTLWMPLYLTTVRHFDLGQIAMFAGLPFIAADLGCLFGPAVVLWLQRRGISLINARRGAYTLGAVLMTGMMFVGQVESAAAAVALLCLGGFAHQTLSVTCITMASDLFPRNEVGTAAGIAGTMANLGVLLFSLAMGHFVETIGYGPFFIALGVLDLFAAATLWILVRAPEPQKDPTTA; encoded by the coding sequence ATGAAGATCCGGTGGTGGATCATCGGGCTGGTGATGATCGGCACGATCCTGAATTATCTGACGCGCAGCATCATGGGCGTGGCTGCGCCGACCGCGATGGCCGAGCTTCATATCAGCACGGAGCAATATTCCTGGATCACCGGCGGTTTTCAGCTCGGCATCATGCTGCAACCGATCGCGGGCTATATCCTCGACATGATCGGGCTGAAGACGGGTCTTGCCCTGTTCGCCGCGGCCTGGGGAATCATCACCATGGCGCATGCGCTGGCGACAGGCTGGGTCAGCCTTGCCGGCCTGCGCGCGCTGCTCGGTTTCGCCGAGGGCACCGCGCATCCCGGCGCGCTGAAGGTCATTTCCGAATGGTTCCCGGCGCGCGAGCGCGGCTTTGCCGGCGGCGTCTACAATATCGGCGCCTCGCTTGGATCAGTGCTGGCGCCGCTGCTGGTGGCGGGCGCAGTGATGGTGTGGGACTGGCGCGGCGCCTTCATCGTGGCGGGGATATTCGCGCTGATCTGGGCCGCCTCCTGGCGCCGTTTCTATCATTCGCCCGAAAACCACCCGACGGTCCCGCCAGGGGAAAGGGCGGAAATCCTTGAAGGCCAGGAATCCTATCTCCGCGCGGACACAGTCAAGCCGCCGCTCGGCCGGCTGCTGCGCCAGCGCAATCTGTGGGGCATCGCCCTGCCCCGGTTCCTCGCCGATCCGACCTGGGGCACGCTGACCCTGTGGATGCCGCTCTATCTGACCACGGTGCGGCATTTCGACCTTGGCCAGATCGCGATGTTCGCCGGCCTGCCCTTCATCGCCGCCGATCTCGGCTGCCTGTTCGGGCCAGCCGTGGTGCTGTGGCTGCAGCGGCGCGGGATCAGCCTGATCAACGCACGGCGCGGCGCCTATACGCTCGGCGCGGTGCTGATGACGGGCATGATGTTCGTCGGCCAAGTGGAAAGCGCCGCCGCGGCGGTCGCGCTGCTCTGCCTTGGCGGCTTCGCGCACCAGACGCTGTCGGTCACCTGCATCACCATGGCGTCCGACCTGTTCCCGCGCAACGAGGTCGGCACCGCCGCCGGCATCGCTGGCACCATGGCCAATCTCGGCGTCCTCCTCTTCTCGCTGGCGATGGGGCATTTTGTCGAAACCATCGGCTATGGCCCGTTCTTCATCGCGCTCGGCGTGCTCGACCTGTTCGCCGCCGCCACCCTGTGGATTCTCGTCCGCGCCCCCGAACCCCAGAAGGACCCGACGACCGCATGA
- a CDS encoding glycoside hydrolase family 43 protein encodes MIRNPILRGFNPDPSIVRVGEDYYIATSTFEWFPGVQIHHSRDLATWTLVARPLVRASQLDMRGDPDSCGVWAPCLTHDGDRFHLIYTDVKRYGRTTTGGASGASLRDFHNYLVTSETIEGDWSDPVHLNSSGFDPSLFHDDDGRKYLTNMRWDHRPGRNRFAGIVLQEYCAAKQMLIGEPRLIFEGTPLGLTEAPHLYKRNGWYYLITAEGGTAWNHAVTMARSRDLTGPYELHPDTYILSARDRPDAPLQRAGHADLVETPSGEPWMVYLCGRALPNRGRCVLGRETAIQPMRWAEDGWLYTASGDSIPQLDIPGPTLDAPLPAAPERADFDGGLLPIDFQWLRSPDPDGLFSLTARPGHLRLHGRESLGSLFEQALVARRQQAFCYSTGTVVEFDPQSYQQAAGLICYYNSSKFHYLFVTAGEHGGRQVQVMSALPDSPQADAFSQIHDIAAQGRIHLRAEVDYERLRFAFRVEGDTEWTWLREQFDASILSDEASAPGLPNFTGAFVGMACQDGSGRRLPADFDWFDYREREYLPDPMRAST; translated from the coding sequence ATGATCCGCAATCCCATCCTCCGCGGCTTCAACCCCGACCCGTCGATCGTCCGCGTCGGCGAGGATTATTATATCGCGACGTCGACCTTCGAATGGTTTCCGGGGGTTCAGATCCACCATTCGCGCGATCTGGCGACCTGGACGCTTGTCGCCCGGCCCCTCGTCCGCGCGAGCCAGCTCGACATGCGCGGCGACCCGGACAGTTGCGGCGTGTGGGCGCCCTGCCTCACGCATGACGGCGATCGTTTCCACCTGATCTACACCGATGTGAAACGCTATGGCCGGACCACCACCGGCGGCGCCTCGGGTGCGTCGCTGCGCGATTTCCACAATTATCTGGTGACGAGCGAGACGATCGAGGGCGACTGGTCCGATCCCGTCCATCTCAACAGCAGCGGCTTCGATCCGTCGCTGTTTCACGATGATGACGGGCGCAAATATCTGACCAACATGCGGTGGGATCACCGGCCCGGGCGAAACCGCTTTGCCGGGATCGTGCTGCAGGAATATTGCGCAGCAAAACAGATGCTGATCGGTGAACCGCGCCTGATCTTCGAGGGCACCCCGCTCGGCCTGACCGAGGCGCCGCACCTCTACAAGCGGAACGGCTGGTATTATCTCATCACGGCGGAGGGTGGCACCGCCTGGAACCATGCAGTGACGATGGCCCGCTCGCGCGACCTGACCGGGCCGTATGAACTCCATCCCGATACTTACATCCTCAGCGCGCGGGACCGGCCCGATGCGCCGCTGCAGCGCGCTGGCCATGCCGACCTGGTCGAGACTCCATCGGGCGAGCCCTGGATGGTGTATCTCTGCGGTCGCGCCCTGCCCAATCGCGGCCGCTGCGTGCTCGGCCGCGAAACCGCGATCCAGCCGATGCGCTGGGCTGAGGATGGCTGGCTCTACACCGCGAGCGGCGACAGCATCCCGCAGCTAGACATCCCCGGGCCGACGCTCGACGCCCCGCTGCCGGCCGCCCCGGAACGCGCGGATTTCGACGGCGGCCTATTGCCGATCGACTTCCAGTGGCTCCGCTCGCCCGACCCCGACGGACTGTTCAGCCTCACCGCCCGCCCCGGCCATCTGCGCCTGCACGGCCGGGAATCGCTTGGCAGCCTGTTCGAACAGGCGCTCGTCGCGCGGCGGCAACAGGCCTTCTGCTATTCAACGGGCACGGTGGTTGAGTTCGACCCGCAAAGCTACCAGCAGGCGGCGGGCCTGATCTGCTATTATAACAGTTCGAAATTCCACTATCTGTTCGTCACCGCGGGCGAGCATGGCGGGCGGCAGGTCCAGGTCATGTCGGCGCTGCCTGACTCGCCGCAGGCCGACGCCTTCTCGCAGATCCACGACATCGCGGCTCAGGGCCGAATCCATCTCCGCGCCGAGGTCGACTATGAGCGGCTGCGCTTCGCCTTTCGCGTGGAGGGCGACACCGAATGGACCTGGCTGCGCGAACAGTTCGACGCCAGCATCCTTTCCGACGAGGCGAGCGCGCCGGGGCTGCCCAACTTCACCGGCGCGTTCGTGGGCATGGCGTGCCAGGACGGATCGGGCCGGCGCCTGCCGGCGGATTTCGACTGGTTCGACTATCGCGAGCGGGAATATCTCCCGGACCCCATGCGTGCCAGCACATGA
- a CDS encoding DUF4287 domain-containing protein, giving the protein MSFQAYLDNIETKTGKSPEDFKAMAEQKGYAADGALSAGVKAGDVIQWLKADFGLGHGHAMAIVALLKGKTS; this is encoded by the coding sequence ATGTCCTTTCAAGCATATCTCGACAATATCGAGACGAAGACGGGCAAGAGCCCGGAGGACTTCAAGGCAATGGCCGAGCAGAAGGGCTATGCTGCGGACGGCGCGCTGAGCGCGGGCGTCAAGGCGGGCGACGTCATTCAGTGGCTCAAGGCGGATTTCGGGCTGGGTCATGGACACGCCATGGCGATCGTGGCGCTTCTCAAGGGAAAGACGTCCTAG
- a CDS encoding DoxX family protein: protein MSSTALRRAGWTLTGLFGLFMLGASIAPKLVGAAVATDTLVALGWPGSYTLLIGLIELSCLVLYLLPRTNILGAVLMTALLGGSLATQLRVGSPLFSHTLFSVYLGLFMWGGLWLRDAAVRALFPIRLDRPAA from the coding sequence ATGAGTTCGACAGCACTGCGGCGTGCCGGCTGGACCCTGACTGGCCTGTTCGGGCTGTTCATGCTGGGCGCGTCGATCGCGCCGAAGCTGGTGGGGGCCGCCGTGGCCACCGATACGCTCGTCGCCCTGGGCTGGCCGGGCAGCTATACGTTGCTGATCGGGCTGATCGAACTCAGTTGCCTGGTCCTCTATCTCCTGCCGCGAACGAACATATTGGGGGCGGTGCTGATGACCGCGTTGCTTGGCGGATCCCTGGCCACGCAGTTGCGGGTGGGAAGCCCCTTGTTCAGCCACACGCTCTTCAGCGTCTATCTGGGGCTGTTCATGTGGGGCGGCCTTTGGCTGCGGGACGCCGCGGTGCGTGCCCTTTTCCCGATCCGTCTCGACCGTCCGGCGGCGTGA
- a CDS encoding MarR family transcriptional regulator: MPDVDTIGMAILGRARWITLRVRPSIEQVFARHDLDSGEFDVLSTLLRFGPPYRLRPTELFKSLMISSGGLTDRLARLEKAGLVERLPSDTDARSLLVQLTAAGRHLAETAFREDMLVEAELLATLTAEERGQLGNLLAKLASGLPGN, from the coding sequence TTGCCTGACGTCGACACGATCGGCATGGCCATTCTGGGACGCGCCAGATGGATCACCCTGCGCGTGCGGCCTTCGATCGAGCAGGTCTTCGCGCGTCACGATCTCGATTCTGGCGAGTTCGACGTCCTCTCCACGCTGTTGCGTTTCGGGCCGCCCTATCGCCTCAGGCCGACGGAGTTGTTCAAATCGCTGATGATCTCGTCCGGCGGCCTGACCGACCGTCTTGCGCGGCTGGAAAAGGCCGGCCTGGTGGAACGCCTGCCCAGCGACACCGACGCGCGCAGCTTGCTCGTCCAGTTGACGGCCGCCGGCCGACACCTGGCCGAAACGGCATTCCGCGAGGACATGCTGGTCGAGGCCGAACTGCTGGCCACCCTGACCGCCGAGGAACGCGGGCAACTGGGCAATTTGCTCGCCAAGCTGGCCAGCGGCCTCCCGGGCAATTGA
- a CDS encoding TonB-dependent receptor has translation MIAAALLIGAPAHAQERVADVDIPAARLDHAIRLLSRQSGTSIGFRDSAIAKLAVKSVRGKLTAAQALERMLSGTRLEVRRVATNTYLIERVVLPPVPRPVTRPTPQPPAPVPHDSVADEVIVTGSKRNVPLSVYPGGVQVIEGDTLSMAEGARGTDAIGARVASVVSTHLGPGRNKLFIRGIADSSFVGPTQATVGQYWGNSRITYSAPDPSLRLYDIRSIEVLEGPQGTLYGAGSLGGVVRVIPHAPDLSMTGGTIWGGTQAVQHGQPGVDGGAIFNVPIVDDRLAFRALAFGSIDGGYIDDTKRKLKDVNEVRTIGGRAALRFVPADDWTIDLSGVGQRIDGLDSQYAERGGDGLSRASSIAQPYRNDYWLGDLVVRKQWGQLELTSSFGYANQYVFEQFEGVALADSTDLTVAPSASAAPAAYVQTDHISMITAETRLARRGPEGTGWVVGVSLLHNVARVNRQMDEFYLASAGSGGSTTGQTFPGMISIQPADTLTLTGVRNQVDEQTLYGETSVKPLDRLTLTFGGRLTHSRLSGDSEDVLKMFAFRVDPGASAARSETRLLPSAALAYRPFDQLTLFARYQEGFRPGGIAVRQDFVQRYKGDRVATTEAGARYSGRDFSLSLNASWSRWSDIQADLIDGFGFPTTANVGDGRVLSVGLAGRWQPVRGLSFDAAVYVNDSKVTAPAFATLPSDLARANLERLPNVADATGRLGFAYATSLSSSVDFEVNGFGRYVGKSTLGIGPILGQLQGDYLDTGLEFRVGTKRRAVTLSLTNLLDARGNRFALGSPFLVRDRNQITPLQPRSVRLGFDAAF, from the coding sequence TTGATCGCCGCAGCCCTGCTGATCGGCGCGCCTGCACATGCCCAGGAACGGGTGGCGGATGTCGACATCCCTGCCGCTCGCCTGGATCACGCGATCAGGCTTCTCAGCCGCCAAAGCGGGACGAGCATCGGGTTTCGCGATTCAGCGATCGCGAAGCTCGCGGTGAAGTCAGTGCGCGGGAAGCTGACCGCGGCCCAGGCGCTTGAGCGGATGTTAAGCGGTACCCGCCTCGAAGTCAGGCGTGTCGCGACGAACACCTATCTCATCGAGCGGGTCGTTTTGCCGCCGGTCCCTCGACCCGTAACGCGCCCCACTCCGCAACCGCCGGCGCCAGTACCGCATGATAGCGTGGCCGATGAGGTCATCGTGACGGGAAGCAAGCGCAATGTGCCGCTCAGCGTCTATCCGGGCGGGGTGCAGGTGATCGAGGGAGACACGCTGTCGATGGCGGAGGGTGCGCGCGGCACCGACGCGATCGGAGCCCGGGTGGCCAGCGTCGTATCCACTCACCTCGGTCCGGGGCGGAACAAGCTGTTCATCCGCGGCATCGCCGATTCCAGCTTCGTTGGTCCGACACAGGCGACCGTCGGCCAATATTGGGGCAACAGCCGGATCACCTACAGCGCGCCGGACCCGAGCCTGCGGCTCTACGATATCCGCAGCATCGAGGTGCTGGAGGGGCCGCAGGGTACGCTCTACGGTGCCGGTTCGCTCGGCGGGGTGGTCCGCGTCATTCCGCATGCGCCCGATCTGAGCATGACCGGCGGCACGATCTGGGGCGGGACCCAGGCCGTGCAGCACGGCCAGCCCGGGGTCGATGGCGGCGCCATCTTCAACGTGCCGATCGTCGACGATCGGCTTGCCTTCCGCGCGCTTGCCTTCGGGTCGATCGACGGGGGCTATATCGACGACACGAAACGCAAGCTGAAGGACGTGAACGAAGTCCGCACCATTGGCGGCCGGGCGGCTCTTCGCTTCGTACCGGCGGACGACTGGACGATCGACCTCAGCGGCGTCGGTCAGCGCATCGACGGCCTGGACAGCCAATATGCGGAGCGCGGCGGCGACGGCCTGAGCCGCGCGAGCAGCATAGCCCAGCCCTATCGCAACGATTACTGGCTTGGCGACCTGGTCGTCCGCAAGCAATGGGGCCAGCTCGAGCTGACCTCCTCCTTCGGCTATGCCAATCAATATGTCTTCGAGCAGTTCGAAGGCGTGGCGCTTGCCGATTCGACCGATCTCACGGTCGCGCCATCCGCAAGTGCCGCGCCCGCCGCCTATGTCCAGACCGACCATATCTCGATGATCACGGCCGAAACGCGGCTGGCCCGGCGCGGTCCGGAAGGGACCGGCTGGGTGGTCGGCGTCAGCCTGCTCCACAATGTCGCGCGCGTTAACCGCCAGATGGACGAGTTCTACCTGGCGTCAGCCGGTTCGGGCGGCTCGACGACGGGGCAGACTTTTCCCGGCATGATATCGATCCAGCCGGCGGATACGCTGACATTGACTGGCGTGCGCAACCAGGTGGACGAGCAGACGCTGTATGGCGAGACATCGGTAAAGCCGCTCGACCGGCTGACACTGACCTTTGGCGGACGACTTACCCATTCCCGACTCTCGGGCGATTCCGAGGACGTGCTGAAGATGTTCGCCTTTCGGGTCGATCCGGGCGCGAGCGCCGCGCGCTCGGAAACGCGCCTGCTGCCTTCAGCCGCCCTGGCATATCGCCCGTTTGACCAATTGACGCTTTTCGCGCGCTATCAGGAAGGCTTCCGGCCAGGTGGAATCGCGGTCCGGCAGGATTTCGTCCAGCGCTACAAGGGCGATCGGGTCGCGACGACTGAAGCGGGCGCGCGCTACAGCGGCAGGGACTTCAGCCTGTCGCTGAACGCGTCCTGGTCGCGATGGAGCGATATCCAGGCGGATCTGATCGACGGATTCGGTTTCCCGACCACGGCCAATGTGGGGGACGGGCGGGTTCTGTCGGTGGGGCTGGCGGGGCGCTGGCAGCCAGTTCGGGGCCTGTCGTTCGATGCCGCCGTCTATGTCAACGACAGCAAGGTCACCGCTCCTGCCTTCGCGACGTTGCCGTCCGACCTGGCCAGGGCAAATCTGGAGCGTCTCCCCAATGTGGCGGACGCGACCGGCAGGCTCGGCTTTGCCTATGCCACCTCGCTGTCATCGTCCGTCGACTTCGAAGTAAACGGCTTTGGCCGCTATGTCGGAAAGTCGACCCTGGGCATCGGCCCCATCCTCGGCCAGTTGCAGGGCGACTATCTCGATACGGGCCTTGAATTCAGGGTCGGCACCAAGCGCCGCGCCGTCACCCTCTCGCTGACCAATCTTCTCGACGCGCGCGGCAATCGCTTCGCGCTTGGATCACCGTTTCTGGTTCGCGACCGCAACCAGATCACGCCGCTTCAGCCACGCAGCGTCAGGCTCGGGTTCGACGCTGCCTTCTAG
- a CDS encoding FecR domain-containing protein, translating to MMAHEFDNIGEAARLWAIRAQDASFADWEGLTDWLESDPRHLPAYEVALEDDAWAGQLFAAHTPVAAATAPAHYPPRGRWFATGGAIAAALVGVVSWTVVTRDAPRREVATAPGEHRTVDLADGSRIVLNGDTRIVLDPDKPREITLAEGEALFEVRHDARHPFVVVADGTRLVDVGTVFNVVRDGGAIDVAVADGAVDYEAGAQRIRLNQGDALSRPDRDAAPAVRKTSPEGIGGWQSGQLHYDDATLDQVARDLSRNTGRSIRVVDGAARMRFTGTLVLEGPPREVLARAGPLLGVNFAEQGDTWTMTPANARRR from the coding sequence ATGATGGCACACGAGTTCGACAATATCGGAGAGGCGGCGCGCCTGTGGGCGATCCGCGCCCAGGATGCGTCTTTCGCCGATTGGGAAGGTCTCACCGATTGGCTCGAGAGCGATCCCCGGCATTTGCCCGCTTATGAGGTCGCCCTGGAGGATGACGCCTGGGCAGGCCAGCTCTTCGCCGCACATACCCCTGTCGCGGCGGCGACAGCGCCCGCGCACTACCCCCCGCGCGGGCGCTGGTTTGCCACAGGCGGCGCGATCGCCGCGGCGCTTGTCGGGGTGGTGAGCTGGACGGTGGTGACCCGGGATGCGCCCCGGCGCGAAGTGGCGACCGCGCCGGGCGAGCACCGGACAGTCGATCTGGCCGACGGGTCGCGGATCGTGCTGAACGGCGACACCCGGATCGTGCTCGATCCTGACAAGCCGAGAGAAATCACGCTTGCCGAGGGTGAGGCGCTGTTCGAGGTGCGGCATGACGCGCGCCATCCGTTCGTCGTCGTTGCCGACGGCACTCGGCTGGTCGATGTCGGCACCGTCTTCAACGTGGTGCGTGACGGCGGCGCCATCGATGTCGCGGTCGCTGACGGCGCCGTTGACTATGAAGCGGGAGCGCAGCGGATACGGCTCAACCAGGGAGACGCACTGTCCCGGCCCGACCGAGATGCCGCGCCTGCGGTGCGCAAGACCAGTCCTGAAGGGATAGGCGGCTGGCAATCCGGCCAGCTCCATTATGATGATGCGACGCTCGACCAGGTTGCGCGTGACCTGTCCCGCAACACCGGCCGTTCGATCCGGGTGGTGGACGGCGCCGCGCGGATGCGGTTTACGGGGACGCTTGTCCTTGAGGGGCCGCCTCGCGAGGTTCTTGCACGGGCAGGCCCGCTGCTGGGTGTGAATTTCGCTGAACAAGGCGATACATGGACGATGACTCCTGCCAATGCCCGGCGGCGCTGA